One genomic window of Deinococcus carri includes the following:
- a CDS encoding acyl-CoA thioesterase/bile acid-CoA:amino acid N-acyltransferase family protein, protein MPLNVTPDALLSAPFNLQASELPPLTEVTVTAETTDIHGEVWRSWASFRTSDDGQLDLAHSPALDGSYQGTDPSGLIWSLRPRPALFPAFFEMPPGGYDLTLSLLIGEQEQDRATTRRLSRWPDLQVQDVRENGLYGQLFMPAPGRELRGACLCLGGSEGGLYDTVAALLASEGFVVLNLAYFGVPDSGLPADLINLPLEYFHDAIRWLRARPEVVGRRIGVTGASKGAEAALLTGSMFPEEVGAVAAIASGGLVFEGIDRTGQFPAGQRMSSWSLGGDPLPYIPYRADWQAFFAGPGPYNMTPIHREAVARASREEIGAATIPVERIAGPVLLVSGGEDQVWPATELSEVAQFQREQAGLPVQHLADPAAGHSLSLPGLPTYVSVPWTAMGGEEQANAHLQALAWQARVETLSAVWK, encoded by the coding sequence ATGCCCCTGAACGTCACGCCCGACGCACTCCTTTCTGCCCCCTTCAACCTTCAAGCCAGCGAGCTGCCCCCGCTCACCGAAGTCACCGTCACCGCCGAAACGACCGATATCCACGGTGAGGTGTGGCGCTCCTGGGCAAGCTTCAGAACGAGCGATGACGGCCAGCTCGATCTGGCCCACAGTCCTGCCTTGGACGGCAGCTACCAGGGGACCGACCCTTCCGGTCTGATCTGGAGCTTGCGACCTCGCCCTGCCCTGTTCCCGGCGTTCTTCGAGATGCCGCCAGGCGGATATGACCTGACGCTATCCCTCCTGATTGGCGAGCAGGAACAGGACAGGGCGACCACCCGGAGGCTCTCTCGCTGGCCTGATCTTCAGGTGCAGGATGTCCGCGAAAACGGGCTGTACGGTCAACTCTTCATGCCAGCACCCGGACGGGAACTGCGCGGAGCCTGTCTCTGCCTGGGGGGTTCGGAAGGGGGCCTGTATGACACCGTGGCCGCCCTCCTGGCGTCTGAGGGCTTTGTAGTCCTCAACCTGGCCTATTTCGGCGTGCCGGACTCTGGTCTTCCTGCCGATCTGATCAATCTTCCCCTTGAGTATTTCCATGACGCCATCCGCTGGCTGCGCGCCCGGCCTGAAGTGGTAGGCCGCCGCATCGGGGTCACTGGCGCTTCCAAGGGGGCAGAAGCTGCCTTACTCACCGGGTCCATGTTCCCGGAAGAAGTCGGTGCCGTGGCCGCCATCGCTTCTGGCGGCCTGGTCTTTGAGGGCATCGACCGGACCGGGCAGTTCCCAGCAGGTCAGCGGATGTCCTCGTGGTCCCTCGGCGGCGACCCCCTCCCCTACATTCCGTACCGGGCGGACTGGCAGGCGTTCTTCGCCGGACCAGGCCCCTACAACATGACGCCCATTCACCGGGAAGCAGTGGCGCGGGCTTCCAGAGAGGAAATCGGGGCGGCGACCATTCCGGTCGAGAGGATTGCTGGGCCAGTCCTGCTGGTCAGTGGCGGCGAGGACCAGGTCTGGCCTGCCACAGAATTGAGCGAGGTTGCGCAGTTCCAACGTGAACAGGCGGGGTTACCCGTACAGCATCTCGCTGACCCCGCCGCAGGACATTCGCTCAGCCTGCCTGGGCTACCCACCTACGTCTCGGTTCCCTGGACGGCGATGGGCGGTGAGGAGCAGGCCAATGCTCACTTGCAAGCGCTGGCCTGGCAGGCGAGGGTAGAAACGCTCAGTGCGGTCTGGAAGTAG
- the minD gene encoding septum site-determining protein MinD encodes MNAKVIVVTSGKGGVGKTTTTANIGAALAKLGEKVVVIDVDVGLRNLDVVMGLESRVVFDLVDVLEGKCRLSQAVIRDKRVETLYLLPASQTRDKDALDPEVFKDVVRQLIEDEGFDRVLIDSPAGIESGFKTAAAPAQGALVVVNPEVSSVRDADRIIGLLEAQQVREIRLVINRLRPKMVASGDMLSEADILEILGVKPIGIIPEDDGILVSTNVGEPAVLGKSKAGQAFLDTARRLKGEEVPYPKLIEEDKGFWAVWRRLFGGGRA; translated from the coding sequence ATGAATGCCAAGGTCATCGTTGTCACATCGGGCAAGGGGGGCGTGGGCAAGACCACGACCACCGCAAATATCGGCGCGGCGCTCGCCAAGCTGGGCGAGAAGGTCGTGGTCATCGACGTGGACGTGGGCCTGCGGAACCTCGACGTGGTGATGGGTCTGGAATCGCGCGTGGTCTTCGACCTGGTGGACGTGCTGGAGGGCAAATGCCGCCTCTCGCAGGCCGTCATCCGCGACAAGCGCGTCGAGACCCTGTACCTGCTGCCCGCCTCCCAGACCCGCGACAAGGACGCCCTCGACCCCGAGGTGTTCAAGGACGTGGTGCGACAGCTGATCGAGGACGAGGGCTTCGACCGCGTGCTGATCGACTCGCCCGCCGGGATCGAGTCGGGCTTCAAGACGGCGGCGGCCCCCGCCCAGGGCGCGCTCGTCGTGGTGAACCCCGAAGTCTCCAGCGTGCGTGACGCCGACCGCATCATCGGGCTGCTGGAGGCCCAGCAGGTGCGCGAGATCCGGCTGGTCATCAACCGCCTGCGCCCCAAGATGGTCGCCAGCGGCGACATGCTCAGCGAGGCCGACATCCTGGAAATCCTGGGCGTCAAGCCCATCGGCATCATCCCGGAAGACGACGGCATTCTGGTCAGCACCAACGTCGGTGAACCCGCCGTGCTGGGCAAGTCCAAGGCGGGGCAGGCCTTTCTGGACACCGCCCGCCGCCTCAAGGGCGAGGAGGTGCCCTACCCCAAGCTGATCGAGGAAGACAAAGGGTTCTGGGCCGTCTGGCGTCGCCTGTTCGGCGGCGGGAGGGCCTGA
- the minE gene encoding cell division topological specificity factor MinE: MFSWLRGKRSKDTLKDRLELVLAYDRAQIPPGKVDALRNDLLEVVKRYFPAGNSSVEVEQHGDKVVLMASIAIDEQVENAGRRER, translated from the coding sequence ATGTTTTCCTGGCTCAGGGGCAAGCGCAGCAAGGACACCCTCAAGGACCGCCTCGAACTGGTCCTGGCCTACGACCGCGCCCAGATTCCGCCCGGCAAGGTGGACGCGCTGCGCAACGACCTGCTGGAAGTCGTCAAGCGCTACTTTCCCGCCGGAAACAGCAGCGTGGAAGTCGAGCAGCACGGCGACAAGGTGGTGCTGATGGCCAGCATCGCCATCGACGAGCAGGTGGAAAACGCTGGACGCCGCGAGCGGTAA
- a CDS encoding prepilin peptidase, with product MSLDLLLVVFAGVLGLLVGSFSNVLIWRLPRGENVAFPPSHCPQCDHRLAPRDLVPLGAWLSLGGKCRYCRAPIKTRYPLVEGLTGLGYAVIAALFPFTTYGAGTLGLFVLFTLLLVASAIDLDTYTIPDELTLPGVALGLAFAALNTRSGAAEAGLPTLGQALQGALLGAGLLVTIDLLGSWVLRRFRERQYPETPIGYQQISLGLLAGAWLGPWWGLGVALASAAVNLAARRAVRIPEIVTLGGFLVSVMLGSTGFGPGLILMVQGALAAAGGAALVAGVYWWLRREPEAEEDAPFDPSAMGFGDVKLAAVIGAFLGWERLLVAVVVAVFAGAVLGLAQLALRRENRVKFGPYLALGAVVALLWGGGIVAAYRGMLGL from the coding sequence GTGAGCCTTGACCTCCTCCTCGTGGTGTTCGCCGGCGTGCTGGGCCTGCTGGTCGGGTCCTTTTCCAACGTGCTGATCTGGCGGCTGCCGCGTGGGGAGAATGTCGCCTTTCCGCCCAGCCATTGCCCGCAGTGTGACCACCGCCTCGCCCCGCGCGACCTGGTGCCGCTGGGGGCCTGGCTGAGCCTGGGCGGAAAATGCCGCTACTGCCGCGCCCCCATCAAGACGCGGTATCCGCTGGTGGAGGGACTGACGGGCCTGGGCTATGCGGTCATCGCGGCGCTGTTCCCCTTCACGACCTACGGGGCGGGCACGCTGGGCCTGTTCGTGCTGTTCACGCTGCTGCTGGTGGCGAGCGCCATCGACCTCGACACCTACACCATTCCCGACGAGCTGACGCTGCCGGGGGTGGCGCTGGGCCTCGCCTTTGCTGCGCTGAACACCCGCTCGGGGGCGGCGGAGGCCGGACTCCCCACACTGGGACAGGCCCTCCAGGGGGCGCTGCTGGGGGCGGGACTGCTCGTTACCATCGACCTGCTGGGGTCGTGGGTGCTGCGGCGCTTCCGCGAGCGGCAGTACCCGGAAACGCCCATCGGCTACCAGCAGATCAGCCTGGGCCTACTGGCGGGCGCGTGGCTGGGGCCGTGGTGGGGGCTGGGCGTGGCCCTCGCGTCCGCCGCGGTCAACCTCGCCGCACGGCGGGCCGTCCGTATTCCCGAGATCGTCACGCTGGGGGGCTTCCTGGTCAGCGTGATGCTGGGGAGCACCGGCTTCGGCCCCGGCCTGATCCTGATGGTGCAGGGCGCACTCGCGGCGGCGGGTGGAGCGGCGCTGGTCGCGGGCGTCTATTGGTGGCTGCGCCGCGAACCGGAGGCCGAGGAGGACGCCCCCTTCGACCCCAGCGCGATGGGCTTCGGGGACGTGAAGCTGGCCGCCGTCATCGGCGCGTTCCTGGGCTGGGAGCGGCTGCTGGTGGCCGTGGTGGTGGCCGTCTTCGCGGGGGCGGTGTTGGGCCTGGCGCAACTCGCCCTGCGGCGCGAGAACCGCGTGAAGTTCGGCCCGTACCTCGCACTGGGGGCGGTCGTGGCGCTGCTGTGGGGCGGCGGCATCGTGGCGGCCTACCGGGGGATGCTGGGGCTGTAG
- a CDS encoding aldo/keto reductase family protein, with protein sequence MEYRNLGRSGLKVSEVALGGWVTFGHNVNDQQMVRDIVLKAYEEGVNFFDQADVYARGKSEEMMGAVLREVPRHTLVLSSKVYWPMSDDVNDRGLSRKHVLESIDKSLKRLGTDYLDIYFAHRYDENVPMDEIVMAFDQVIRDGKALYWGTSMWPAARIAEAVEFARAHGLHAPVTEQPEYSMLRRERVEGEILPYTEKAGVGLVVWSPLAMGLLTGKYDEGRPEGARLTENENWGQNFLTDENVQKVRDLKPIADELGITRAQLALAWILRQKGVSSVITGATRVGQIEDTVKAAGVKLGSDVIHRIDEILNR encoded by the coding sequence ATGGAATACCGCAATCTGGGCAGAAGTGGCCTGAAAGTCTCGGAAGTGGCGCTGGGGGGCTGGGTGACCTTCGGGCACAACGTCAACGACCAGCAGATGGTGCGTGACATCGTGCTGAAGGCCTACGAGGAGGGCGTGAACTTCTTCGATCAGGCCGACGTGTACGCGCGCGGCAAGTCCGAGGAGATGATGGGCGCGGTGCTGCGCGAGGTGCCCCGGCACACGCTGGTGCTGTCCAGCAAGGTCTACTGGCCCATGAGCGACGACGTGAACGACCGCGGCCTGTCGCGCAAGCACGTGCTGGAGAGCATCGACAAGTCCCTCAAGCGCCTGGGCACCGACTACCTCGACATCTATTTCGCCCACCGCTACGACGAGAACGTGCCGATGGACGAGATCGTGATGGCCTTTGACCAGGTGATCCGCGATGGCAAGGCGCTGTACTGGGGCACTTCCATGTGGCCCGCCGCGCGCATCGCGGAGGCGGTCGAGTTTGCCCGCGCCCACGGCCTGCACGCGCCCGTCACCGAGCAGCCCGAATACTCCATGCTGCGCCGCGAGCGGGTGGAGGGCGAGATCCTGCCCTACACCGAGAAGGCGGGGGTGGGTCTGGTGGTGTGGAGTCCGCTGGCGATGGGCCTGCTGACCGGCAAGTACGACGAGGGCCGCCCCGAGGGAGCGCGACTCACCGAGAACGAGAACTGGGGCCAGAACTTCCTGACGGACGAGAATGTCCAGAAGGTCCGCGACCTGAAGCCCATCGCGGACGAGCTGGGCATCACCCGCGCGCAGCTCGCCCTGGCGTGGATTCTGCGGCAAAAGGGCGTCAGCAGCGTCATCACCGGGGCCACCCGCGTGGGGCAGATCGAGGACACCGTGAAGGCGGCGGGCGTGAAGCTCGGCAGCGACGTGATCCACCGCATCGACGAGATTCTGAACCGCTGA
- a CDS encoding arginase, with protein sequence MLLSIDWDAFSGCVPLVFDAPIWGTRDREHDRLGAWWERALKRDPTAPGWSALEHDFPLYPGWEALEAYRGLPAAVTLSHADAWAWLERWPGQDVLNVDSHHDLASFSGDPTRVRPGNWAGLGLRAGRVWDYTCLYPHWHAELPVAEGFDLARTRTELAPLLAPDVLSRVTLTRMTAPGAGLPDPSQVTALLLVQSPAWTSPAHDAEFRGLARTLRAEVLMPPLDRSSPD encoded by the coding sequence ATGCTCCTAAGCATCGACTGGGACGCCTTCAGCGGGTGCGTGCCGCTGGTGTTCGACGCGCCTATCTGGGGCACCCGCGACCGCGAGCATGACCGGCTGGGGGCGTGGTGGGAGCGCGCCCTCAAGCGGGACCCGACTGCGCCGGGCTGGTCGGCCCTGGAACACGACTTCCCCCTCTACCCCGGCTGGGAGGCGCTGGAAGCCTACCGGGGGCTTCCGGCGGCCGTGACCCTCTCGCACGCGGACGCCTGGGCCTGGCTGGAGCGCTGGCCCGGCCAGGACGTGCTGAACGTGGACAGCCACCACGACCTTGCCAGCTTCAGCGGCGACCCTACGCGGGTGCGCCCCGGCAACTGGGCGGGGCTGGGCCTGCGGGCGGGGCGGGTGTGGGACTACACCTGCCTCTATCCCCACTGGCACGCCGAGCTGCCGGTGGCGGAAGGCTTCGACCTCGCCCGGACCCGCACCGAACTCGCGCCGCTGCTCGCGCCCGACGTGCTTTCGCGCGTGACGCTGACGCGCATGACGGCTCCCGGCGCGGGCCTGCCCGACCCGTCGCAGGTCACGGCGCTGCTGCTGGTGCAGTCGCCCGCCTGGACCAGCCCCGCCCACGACGCCGAGTTCCGGGGGCTGGCCCGCACCCTGCGCGCCGAGGTGCTCATGCCGCCGCTGGACCGTTCCAGCCCAGATTGA
- the rimO gene encoding 30S ribosomal protein S12 methylthiotransferase RimO: MEETLPAVADRVGAEASLAAPKVGFISLGCPKALVDSERILTQLRAEGYEVAPSYEDAQAVIVNTCGFITPAVEESLSAIGEALDAGGKVIVTGCLGERPDKILERHPKVAAITGSEAMDEVMGHVRELLPTRLDTFTGLLPVAAPGMRQGDRLAPSVKLTPRHYAYVKIAEGCNHTCAFCIIPKLRGRQVSRDAGAVLYEAYRLVAGGTKELMIISQDTSAYGVDLRYRESEFQGGQVRAHLTDLAEKLGEMGAWVRMHYVYPYPHVDRIVELMAQGKILPYLDIPMQHAAPRILRLMRRPGAGKQLDTIRRWRAICPELVIRSTFIVGFPGETEEEFQELLDFLEEARLDRVGAFPYSDVEEADANALPNPVPEEVKQERLARFMEVAQRISTEKLAEKVGRVLDVIIDEFNDDEDDQPGTRLIGRTKGDAPGIDGQVYLYAGDFAGQVKIGDIVRARIEDSDEYDLYGEVVARPEWRPNVPMLGHFGKH; encoded by the coding sequence ATGGAAGAAACGCTGCCCGCCGTGGCAGATAGAGTTGGGGCAGAGGCCAGTCTGGCGGCCCCGAAGGTCGGCTTCATCAGCCTGGGCTGCCCCAAGGCGCTGGTGGACAGCGAGCGCATCCTGACGCAACTGCGCGCCGAGGGCTATGAGGTCGCCCCCAGCTACGAGGACGCCCAGGCCGTGATCGTGAACACCTGCGGTTTCATCACGCCCGCCGTGGAGGAATCACTCAGCGCGATTGGCGAGGCGCTCGACGCGGGCGGCAAGGTGATCGTGACCGGTTGCCTGGGCGAGCGCCCCGACAAGATTCTGGAGCGGCACCCCAAGGTCGCGGCGATTACCGGCTCGGAGGCGATGGACGAAGTGATGGGCCATGTGCGCGAGCTGCTGCCTACCCGGCTGGACACGTTCACGGGGCTGCTCCCGGTGGCCGCGCCGGGGATGCGGCAGGGCGACCGCCTCGCCCCCAGCGTCAAGCTCACGCCCCGGCACTACGCCTACGTCAAGATCGCGGAGGGCTGCAACCACACCTGCGCCTTTTGCATCATTCCCAAGCTGCGCGGGCGGCAGGTCAGCCGCGACGCGGGCGCGGTGCTGTACGAGGCCTACCGCCTGGTCGCGGGCGGCACGAAGGAACTCATGATCATCTCGCAGGACACCTCGGCTTATGGGGTGGACCTGCGCTACCGCGAGTCGGAGTTCCAGGGCGGGCAGGTCCGCGCGCACCTCACCGACCTGGCCGAGAAGCTGGGCGAGATGGGCGCGTGGGTGCGGATGCACTACGTCTACCCCTACCCGCACGTGGACCGCATCGTGGAGCTGATGGCCCAGGGCAAGATCCTGCCCTACCTCGACATCCCCATGCAGCACGCCGCGCCCCGGATTTTGCGGCTGATGCGGCGGCCCGGCGCGGGCAAGCAGCTCGACACCATCCGCCGCTGGCGCGCGATCTGCCCGGAACTGGTGATCCGCTCCACCTTCATCGTGGGCTTTCCCGGCGAGACGGAAGAAGAGTTCCAGGAACTGCTGGACTTTCTGGAAGAGGCCCGCCTCGACCGCGTGGGGGCCTTTCCCTACTCGGACGTGGAGGAGGCCGACGCGAACGCCCTGCCCAACCCCGTGCCCGAGGAGGTCAAGCAGGAGCGCCTCGCCCGCTTCATGGAGGTCGCCCAGCGCATCAGCACCGAGAAGCTGGCCGAAAAGGTGGGCCGCGTGCTGGACGTGATCATCGACGAGTTCAACGACGACGAGGACGACCAGCCCGGCACCCGCCTGATCGGCCGTACCAAGGGCGACGCGCCCGGCATCGACGGTCAGGTGTACCTGTACGCGGGCGACTTCGCCGGGCAGGTCAAGATCGGGGACATCGTGCGGGCACGCATCGAGGACAGCGACGAGTATGACCTCTACGGCGAGGTGGTCGCCCGGCCCGAGTGGCGGCCCAACGTGCCGATGCTGGGGCATTTCGGCAAGCATTAG
- a CDS encoding SDR family NAD(P)-dependent oxidoreductase, which translates to MTEAVTQMDTPTSPLPLSGQVALVTGASRGLGRAAALELAAAGAHVVVTARSTRGHSTVAALPDTTVDDTADAIRAAGGQATPLGCDQTDSAQVEAVIRHIADTFGRLDVLVNNAWGAHEGGAGAGGGPEVWDEPLEGLRNMLLAGAYSDYVTSLLALRHLMGKQERGLIVSTTWHTDEPPGWLPYDTNFR; encoded by the coding sequence ATGACGGAAGCAGTCACACAGATGGACACACCAACAAGCCCCCTCCCCCTGTCCGGCCAGGTCGCCCTGGTCACGGGCGCGTCCCGCGGGCTGGGGCGGGCCGCGGCGCTGGAACTCGCGGCGGCGGGCGCACACGTGGTTGTCACGGCGCGCAGCACGCGCGGCCACAGCACCGTGGCGGCGTTGCCGGACACCACGGTGGACGACACGGCCGACGCTATCCGCGCGGCGGGTGGACAGGCCACGCCACTGGGGTGCGACCAGACCGACTCCGCGCAGGTGGAGGCCGTCATCCGGCATATCGCGGATACCTTCGGGCGGCTGGACGTGCTGGTCAACAACGCCTGGGGGGCGCATGAGGGCGGGGCGGGCGCGGGCGGCGGGCCGGAGGTCTGGGACGAACCGCTGGAGGGGCTGCGGAACATGCTGCTCGCTGGGGCCTACAGCGATTACGTCACCAGCCTGCTGGCGCTGAGGCACCTGATGGGGAAGCAGGAACGGGGCCTGATCGTCTCCACCACCTGGCATACCGACGAGCCGCCGGGCTGGCTGCCCTACGATACTAACTTCAGGTGA
- a CDS encoding VUT family protein, with protein sequence MTYSANGRMPVLLIALYAASILLANVTLNQFIPLPVFGLLSVGTIFFAAVFTLRDRIHRAGGLRAVYLAIAAALLVNTVAALLLGTPWRFVGASFLAILVGELADTAVYQRLIQKSWWTRVLTSNAVSVPLDSIIFTLLAFYGDMSSRDIAQIIFADILAKYTIAALFAFRVRHVARAAA encoded by the coding sequence ATGACCTATTCCGCCAATGGCCGCATGCCCGTGCTGCTGATTGCCCTCTACGCCGCGAGCATCCTGCTCGCCAACGTCACGCTGAACCAGTTCATCCCGCTGCCGGTGTTCGGGCTGCTGAGCGTGGGGACCATCTTCTTCGCGGCGGTCTTCACGCTGCGCGACCGCATTCACCGGGCGGGAGGCCTCAGGGCCGTTTACCTCGCCATCGCGGCGGCGCTGCTGGTGAACACGGTGGCCGCGCTGCTGCTGGGCACGCCCTGGCGCTTTGTCGGCGCGTCGTTCCTGGCGATTCTAGTGGGCGAGCTGGCCGATACCGCCGTGTACCAGCGCCTGATTCAGAAAAGCTGGTGGACGCGGGTGCTGACCAGCAACGCCGTCAGCGTGCCGCTCGATTCCATCATCTTCACGCTGCTGGCCTTCTACGGCGACATGAGCAGCCGCGACATCGCACAGATCATCTTCGCGGACATCCTCGCCAAGTACACCATCGCCGCGCTGTTCGCCTTCCGGGTCCGGCACGTGGCCCGCGCCGCCGCCTGA
- a CDS encoding MerR family transcriptional regulator, translating into MKLLSIGQFASLVGLSVSALRFYADSGILLPAQIDQDSGYRYYTPEQIPLGQRVADLRKLDLPLNELNDLLSGSPEQATTILERHERRLVEQFQRKRELLLEVGELLNGRRVLPSVEVRYRRWPSQHVLSLTMNAEAESFNTQYRQSVWALHQHAQTAGVRVQGMDFGLYHAQEYFSGPLQTEVCLPVAEPLGGQGRIRFMTLPDTPVVCALHRDDWRTFSATYAAIYLVASQDGYQPGSSYTLDTPDGTELGFLLT; encoded by the coding sequence ATGAAGCTGCTCTCGATTGGACAGTTCGCGTCCCTGGTCGGCCTCAGCGTCTCCGCCCTGCGGTTCTATGCTGACAGCGGCATTCTCCTGCCCGCCCAGATCGACCAGGACAGCGGTTACCGGTACTACACGCCGGAACAGATTCCGCTCGGCCAGCGGGTCGCCGACCTCCGCAAACTCGATCTGCCCCTAAACGAATTGAACGACCTTCTCAGCGGTTCCCCGGAGCAGGCCACGACCATTCTCGAACGACATGAGCGCCGCCTGGTCGAGCAGTTTCAGAGAAAACGCGAACTGCTGCTGGAGGTGGGGGAACTGCTGAATGGCCGGCGGGTGCTGCCAAGCGTCGAAGTCCGTTACCGCCGCTGGCCGTCGCAGCATGTCCTGAGCCTCACCATGAATGCCGAAGCCGAGAGCTTCAACACCCAGTACCGTCAGAGTGTCTGGGCACTGCACCAGCACGCGCAAACTGCCGGAGTTCGGGTGCAGGGCATGGACTTTGGCCTCTACCACGCGCAGGAATATTTCAGCGGCCCACTCCAGACTGAGGTTTGTCTGCCCGTGGCCGAGCCACTGGGTGGCCAGGGCCGCATCCGCTTCATGACCCTTCCTGACACCCCCGTGGTCTGCGCCCTCCACCGGGACGACTGGCGCACATTCAGCGCCACCTACGCCGCCATCTACCTCGTGGCCAGTCAGGACGGCTATCAACCTGGTTCGTCCTACACCCTGGACACCCCAGACGGTACCGAACTCGGATTCCTGCTGACCTGA